Proteins encoded within one genomic window of Streptomyces kaniharaensis:
- a CDS encoding ABC transporter permease: protein MAATYAAPGVDRSTRLACDTWTSMLRILLNYRHSPGLLAASLGVPVVMVVVFGYVFGSAIQVPGGGDYREFLMPGLFAMVATNGIMPTMVGAARDVGRGVTDRLRSMPVSRTGLLLGQTLADLLVSVVVLALLALVGLAAGWRARHGLADTAGAFGLLLLFRFVMTWVGTCLGLAVGKEEAAGQLSVAVFPLAMITNAYVPTGGMPGWLRTVADWNPISAVVQACRELFANPSAPGDAWPMQHAALASLLWSVLLLALCIPLAVRKFATHGR from the coding sequence ATGGCCGCCACGTACGCCGCCCCGGGCGTGGACCGTTCCACCCGGCTGGCCTGCGACACCTGGACGTCGATGCTCCGCATCCTCCTCAACTACCGCCACTCGCCCGGCCTGTTGGCCGCATCGCTGGGCGTCCCGGTGGTCATGGTGGTGGTCTTCGGGTACGTCTTCGGCAGCGCCATCCAGGTGCCGGGCGGGGGCGACTACCGGGAGTTCCTGATGCCCGGCCTGTTCGCCATGGTCGCCACCAACGGCATCATGCCCACCATGGTCGGCGCCGCCCGCGACGTCGGGCGCGGCGTCACCGACCGGCTGCGCTCGATGCCGGTCTCCCGCACCGGCCTCCTGCTCGGGCAGACCCTGGCCGACCTGCTGGTCAGCGTCGTCGTCCTGGCCCTGCTCGCTCTCGTCGGCCTCGCCGCCGGCTGGCGCGCCCGGCACGGACTCGCCGACACGGCGGGCGCGTTCGGGCTGCTGCTGCTCTTCCGGTTCGTGATGACCTGGGTCGGGACGTGCCTCGGGCTCGCCGTCGGCAAGGAGGAGGCCGCCGGACAACTCTCCGTCGCCGTCTTCCCGTTGGCGATGATCACCAACGCCTACGTGCCGACCGGAGGCATGCCCGGCTGGCTGCGGACCGTCGCCGACTGGAACCCGATCAGCGCCGTCGTCCAGGCGTGTCGCGAACTGTTCGCCAACCCCTCCGCACCCGGCGACGCCTGGCCCATGCAGCACGCCGCGCTCGCCTCGCTGCTCTGGAGCGTGCTGCTGCTCGCGCTGTGCATCCCGCTGGCCGTAAGGAAGTTCGCCACACACGGGCGGTGA
- a CDS encoding aldo/keto reductase — MEYTHLGRTGLTVSRLCLGTMNFGPHTEESDAHRIMDTAHDRGINFFDTANAYGRDSRGNLKGRTEEIIGRWFAQGGGRRERTVLATKAYAAMGDWPNEGRLSALAIRRAVDASLRRLDTDHIDLYQMHHIDRDTPWEEIWQAMEVLVAQGKIIYVGSSNFAGWHIAQAQEAARARHFLGLVSEQSLYNLLDRAVELEVVPALQHYGLGLLPWSPLRSGLLGGVLRKEREGTLVRGATARASELLAGHRDRIQAYEDFAAELGTDPADLALAWLLTRPAVTAPIIGPRTPAHLDAAVAALDLRLDRKTLDRLDEIFPGHRPAPEDYAW; from the coding sequence ATGGAGTACACCCACCTCGGCCGCACCGGCCTGACCGTCTCCCGACTCTGCCTGGGCACCATGAACTTCGGCCCCCACACCGAGGAGTCCGACGCCCACCGCATCATGGACACCGCCCACGACCGGGGCATCAACTTCTTCGACACCGCCAACGCCTACGGCCGCGACAGCCGGGGCAACCTCAAGGGCCGCACCGAGGAGATCATCGGCCGCTGGTTCGCCCAGGGCGGCGGACGCCGCGAACGGACCGTCCTCGCCACCAAGGCCTACGCCGCGATGGGCGACTGGCCCAACGAGGGCCGCCTCTCCGCGCTCGCCATCCGCAGAGCCGTCGACGCCAGCCTCCGCCGTCTCGACACCGACCACATCGACCTCTACCAGATGCACCACATCGACCGGGACACGCCGTGGGAGGAGATCTGGCAGGCGATGGAGGTCCTGGTCGCCCAGGGCAAGATCATCTATGTCGGCTCCAGCAACTTCGCCGGCTGGCACATCGCCCAGGCCCAGGAAGCCGCCCGCGCCCGCCACTTCCTCGGCCTGGTCAGCGAGCAGTCCCTCTACAACCTGCTCGACCGCGCCGTCGAGCTGGAGGTCGTCCCCGCCCTCCAGCACTACGGCCTCGGCCTGCTGCCCTGGTCCCCATTGCGCAGCGGCCTGCTCGGCGGGGTGCTCCGCAAGGAACGCGAGGGCACCCTCGTCCGCGGCGCGACGGCCCGGGCGAGCGAGCTCCTCGCCGGCCACCGCGACCGCATCCAGGCCTACGAGGACTTCGCCGCCGAACTCGGCACCGACCCCGCCGACCTCGCCCTCGCCTGGCTCCTCACCCGCCCCGCCGTCACCGCCCCCATCATCGGCCCGCGCACCCCGGCCCACCTGGACGCGGCGGTCGCCGCCCTCGACCTCCGGCTCGACCGGAAGACGCTGGACCGCCTCGACGAGATCTTCCCCGGCCACCGGCCGGCCCCGGAGGACTACGCCTGGTAG